In Mastigocladopsis repens PCC 10914, a single window of DNA contains:
- a CDS encoding non-ribosomal peptide synthetase, with protein MLSDLSGFRLSPQQKRLWLLQQESSTYVAQCAILIEGTLQKAVLKTALEKIINRHNILRTAFQSLSSLKMPIMVIQNSYDFSWCEIKLDERLTKASIESICQEERKQAFDFERAVLLRASLLRMSATKHILLITLPSLCADAWTLKNLFQEISEAYYAFVNGEEICEEAVQYIQFSEWQNQLLAEPEVETGKDYWCQQDFSALKTLKLPFEDKADKKAQFQLEYLNFEIAPRLTANIKSQVQQSGTSVADFLLSCWQILLWRLTGQSEMIIGTVYHGREYEELNDVLGLFAKSLPIPCHLISDLRFSEVIKQVSKATQDAYEWQEYFFVEQIDSFSGNLAGFPIVFEYEELPEKLFTGDISFSFYNKYICTERFKIKLFCLDKGNSLDIGIYYDANLLSADTIRRLAEQFQTLLASVTENPDVAISQLEILPQSQVEQLLIKCNQTQVDYSQNKCIHQIFEAQAACTPDNVAVVFEEQQLTYAELNSRANQLAHYLRRLGVKPEILVGICLERTHLMLVAMLGILKAGGAYLPLDPALPQESLTFRLQDAQVPILLTQQTSHSIQQAKSLSQSECQHTIENTALVFIDTDWEIIAQENTDNISSEVTPENLVYVLYTSGSTGKPKGVAVEHRQLLNYLYGILPKLDLPTDASFAIVSTFAADLGNTVIFPCLCSGGCLHVVSWERASDPTALAAYFRRYPIDCLKIVPSHLAALLSSDHIEFILPRQLLILGGEVTDWHLIETIQQYAPHCRIINHYGPTETTVGVLTYTVTRKTSETTVPIGRPIANTQVYVLDSYLKPVPIGVPGELYISGESLARGYLNRPELTVERFITNPFSKNYSQRLYRTGDLVRYLPDENLEFLGRLDEQVKIRGFRIELGEISAALSQHPAVHEVVVITEEVAGEKRLVAYTVPTSASSIQHSVLIHDLRNFLKEKLLEYMIPSAFVILKALPLTPNGKVDRNALPAPDEAVATQRNFVIPRTPVEEVLAGIWAQLLFLQKVSIEDNFFDLGGHSLVATQVISRLRTTFGVELPLRQLFESPTVAELAEHIERAMRVASVQEITSIGRVSKDRELPLSFAQKRLWFLDQLEPANPTYNLQRAIRLTGSLNIAAFRQSFSEILQRHEVLRTRFAINERGNVVQIITPAQSINLPVLDLQKLSTTQQEAEIQRLIQQEGQQGFDLANGPLLRTTLVQLGKQEYVLLFTMHHIVSDAWSTGVLARELTALYEAFSQSKPSPLQELPIQYADFALWQQEWFVGERLTAQLDYWKQQLAGDLPVLALPTDRPRPAVQTFAGQEYDLVLPHELSQALKVLSQQEGVTLFMTLLAAFKTLLYRYTGQEDILIGSPIANRNRAEIEHLIGFFVNTLVLRTDLSGNLSFRELLKRVREVTLGAYAHQDLPFEKLVEELQPQRDMSRPPLFQVMFVFQNAPTETLDLPGLSIQPMPLKSKTAKFDLALSLVETEQGLLCKVEYNTDLFEEFTISRLIEHFQILLTGIVANPQQRLWELPLLTATEQQQLVEWNNTYTNYDNERCLHQLFEAQVEQTPDAVAVVFEDEQLTYRELNQRANQLAHHLQKLGVKPEVLVGICVERSLEMVIGLLGILKAGGAYVPLDPSYPRDRLAFMFENSQTPVLLTQQHLLENLPAHTAKVVCLDSNWEVIARASSENPICNLTPDNLAYVIYTSGSTGRPKGAMNTHRGICNRLLWMQSAYQLTAADRVLQKTPFSFDVSVWEFFWTLLTGARLVVAQPEGHRDPNYLVKLILQQQITTVHFVPSMLQVFLETEGLETCKCLKRVIASGEALPVELQKRFFTRLDAQLHNLYGPTEAAIDVTFWECVPENTHWQKVPIGRPIANTQIYLLDQHLYSVPLGVIGELYIGGVAVGRGYLNSPELTAEKFIPNHFSDEPGARLYKTGDKARYLADGNIEFLGRIDDQVKIRGFRIELGEIEAAITQHPTVRECVVVVREDELAQKCLVAYVVLYSEQTLTSSELRHFLELKLPGYMVPSAFVMLQALPLTPNGKVNRRVLPAPENLRPELEVAYVMPQTEVERAIATVWQKALNLENIGIHDNFFELGGHSLLMVRVHRELREIFKTDLSLLNLFRYSTISSLAEFISQGHQKLYGNETDHSTEIRTAGKAQQKKRLQKIKTIRNI; from the coding sequence ATGCTAAGTGATTTGAGCGGCTTTCGGCTTTCTCCTCAACAGAAACGCCTTTGGTTGTTACAGCAAGAGAGTTCTACTTATGTAGCTCAGTGTGCCATTCTCATAGAAGGAACCCTCCAGAAAGCAGTTTTGAAAACTGCTTTAGAAAAAATCATAAATCGACATAATATCTTGCGGACAGCTTTTCAAAGCCTATCCAGCTTAAAAATGCCGATCATGGTTATCCAAAATAGCTATGACTTTTCTTGGTGCGAGATAAAGTTAGATGAGCGATTAACCAAAGCTTCAATTGAGTCGATTTGCCAGGAAGAAAGAAAGCAAGCTTTTGACTTTGAAAGAGCAGTACTGTTGCGTGCATCTTTGCTGAGAATGTCCGCTACAAAGCATATTTTGCTTATCACTCTACCTTCGCTCTGCGCGGATGCATGGACACTAAAAAATTTGTTTCAGGAAATCAGTGAGGCATACTATGCTTTTGTGAATGGAGAGGAAATATGCGAAGAAGCTGTGCAATATATTCAATTTTCTGAGTGGCAGAATCAATTGCTTGCTGAACCAGAAGTAGAAACAGGCAAAGATTATTGGTGTCAGCAAGACTTTTCTGCTTTAAAGACTTTAAAACTACCTTTTGAAGATAAGGCTGATAAAAAAGCACAATTTCAGCTAGAATATTTAAATTTTGAAATTGCTCCCCGTCTCACCGCCAATATAAAATCTCAGGTACAGCAATCTGGGACTTCAGTTGCTGATTTCTTGCTTTCTTGCTGGCAGATTTTACTATGGCGGCTAACAGGACAGTCAGAGATGATTATTGGTACAGTCTATCATGGCAGAGAGTATGAAGAACTCAATGATGTTCTGGGATTGTTTGCTAAATCGCTCCCCATTCCTTGTCATTTGATATCAGACTTGCGCTTTAGCGAAGTTATAAAACAGGTGAGCAAAGCCACGCAAGATGCTTACGAGTGGCAGGAATATTTTTTTGTGGAACAAATCGACAGTTTTTCTGGCAATTTAGCAGGTTTTCCAATTGTTTTTGAGTATGAAGAATTGCCAGAAAAACTATTTACCGGAGATATTTCTTTTTCGTTCTACAATAAATATATCTGCACTGAACGTTTTAAAATAAAATTATTTTGTCTGGATAAGGGGAATTCTTTAGACATAGGAATTTATTATGATGCTAACTTGCTTTCAGCAGATACTATTCGTCGTTTAGCCGAACAATTCCAAACTTTATTAGCTAGTGTAACGGAAAATCCAGATGTAGCAATTAGTCAATTGGAAATTCTGCCGCAAAGTCAGGTTGAGCAACTACTCATCAAGTGTAACCAAACTCAAGTTGATTACTCACAAAATAAATGTATTCATCAAATATTTGAGGCGCAGGCAGCTTGTACACCAGATAATGTTGCAGTTGTTTTTGAAGAGCAGCAATTAACTTATGCTGAACTCAATAGCCGCGCAAATCAACTGGCACATTATCTGCGTAGATTGGGAGTAAAACCAGAGATTCTGGTAGGCATTTGTTTAGAAAGAACACACCTAATGTTAGTGGCAATGCTGGGCATTCTCAAAGCTGGTGGAGCCTATTTGCCACTCGATCCAGCATTGCCTCAAGAAAGTCTAACCTTTAGGCTACAAGATGCCCAAGTTCCAATACTCTTAACGCAACAAACCAGTCATTCAATCCAACAGGCAAAGTCTCTTTCACAAAGTGAATGTCAACATACAATTGAAAATACCGCATTGGTCTTTATAGACACTGATTGGGAAATCATTGCTCAAGAAAATACAGACAATATCAGCAGCGAAGTTACGCCTGAGAATTTAGTTTATGTACTCTACACTTCAGGTTCTACAGGCAAACCTAAAGGCGTTGCTGTTGAGCATCGGCAACTCCTTAATTACCTATATGGCATTTTGCCAAAACTGGATCTTCCAACCGACGCTAGTTTTGCAATCGTCTCTACCTTTGCAGCAGACTTGGGCAACACGGTAATTTTCCCTTGTCTATGTAGTGGTGGATGTCTGCATGTGGTGTCTTGGGAACGAGCATCTGATCCGACAGCTTTAGCTGCCTACTTTCGTCGTTATCCCATTGACTGCCTGAAGATAGTTCCCTCGCATTTGGCAGCATTGCTGAGTTCCGACCACATCGAGTTTATACTACCTCGCCAGCTACTGATTCTAGGAGGTGAGGTAACTGATTGGCATTTGATTGAGACGATTCAGCAATATGCTCCTCACTGCCGGATTATTAATCACTATGGTCCAACAGAAACCACTGTTGGTGTGCTGACTTATACCGTAACAAGGAAAACTTCTGAAACAACAGTTCCTATAGGGCGACCAATTGCTAATACGCAGGTTTATGTGTTGGATTCATATCTAAAACCTGTTCCTATAGGAGTTCCTGGAGAACTCTACATTAGTGGAGAATCCTTAGCACGGGGTTATCTAAACCGACCCGAACTGACTGTTGAAAGGTTCATTACCAACCCCTTTAGTAAAAATTATTCACAACGACTGTATAGAACAGGGGATTTGGTACGCTATTTGCCAGATGAGAATTTAGAATTTCTTGGTCGCCTTGATGAGCAAGTAAAAATCAGGGGTTTTCGCATCGAACTTGGCGAAATTTCCGCAGCACTGAGCCAACACCCAGCAGTACACGAGGTTGTTGTCATTACAGAAGAAGTAGCGGGAGAAAAACGCCTTGTAGCCTATACAGTCCCAACCTCAGCATCCAGTATTCAGCACTCAGTACTCATTCATGACCTCCGCAATTTCTTAAAAGAAAAGTTGCTAGAGTACATGATACCGTCAGCATTCGTCATACTAAAGGCATTACCCCTGACGCCAAATGGTAAAGTAGACCGTAACGCACTTCCCGCGCCAGATGAGGCGGTAGCAACACAAAGAAATTTTGTGATTCCTCGTACCCCAGTTGAGGAAGTCTTAGCCGGGATCTGGGCGCAGCTTTTGTTCCTGCAAAAGGTGAGTATTGAAGACAATTTCTTTGACTTAGGCGGGCACTCCCTAGTTGCAACTCAGGTGATTTCCCGACTACGCACTACCTTCGGAGTAGAACTACCGCTGCGTCAACTATTTGAATCCCCAACAGTGGCAGAACTGGCTGAACATATTGAAAGGGCGATGAGGGTTGCTTCTGTACAAGAAATAACATCTATTGGTCGTGTTTCTAAGGACAGAGAGTTACCACTTTCTTTTGCTCAAAAGCGACTGTGGTTTTTAGACCAGTTGGAGCCAGCCAACCCTACATACAACCTCCAAAGAGCTATTCGCCTCACAGGTTCACTCAATATTGCAGCATTTAGGCAAAGCTTTAGCGAGATTTTGCAACGTCATGAAGTTTTGCGAACCAGGTTTGCAATTAATGAGCGGGGAAACGTCGTGCAAATTATTACCCCTGCCCAAAGCATCAACTTGCCAGTGTTAGACCTGCAAAAGTTGTCAACAACTCAGCAAGAGGCAGAAATCCAACGGTTAATTCAGCAGGAGGGTCAGCAGGGCTTTGATTTAGCCAACGGACCTTTATTGCGAACCACTCTTGTACAACTAGGTAAGCAGGAGTATGTGTTGCTATTTACAATGCACCATATTGTCAGCGATGCCTGGTCAACAGGGGTACTGGCGCGAGAATTAACAGCACTTTATGAAGCATTTTCTCAAAGTAAGCCTTCTCCCCTCCAGGAACTGCCTATCCAGTATGCTGACTTTGCCCTTTGGCAACAAGAGTGGTTTGTGGGAGAACGATTAACAGCCCAGCTAGATTACTGGAAACAGCAGCTTGCAGGCGATCTGCCAGTCTTAGCACTGCCCACAGATCGTCCCAGACCTGCTGTACAAACCTTTGCAGGGCAAGAGTATGACCTGGTGTTGCCTCATGAACTCTCTCAAGCCCTTAAGGTATTGAGTCAGCAGGAAGGTGTTACCCTGTTTATGACCTTGTTGGCGGCGTTCAAAACCTTGCTCTACCGATATACAGGACAAGAAGATATCCTCATCGGCTCTCCTATCGCCAACCGCAACAGGGCTGAAATAGAACATTTAATTGGTTTTTTTGTCAATACCTTGGTGTTGCGGACTGATTTATCTGGCAATCTCAGTTTCCGAGAGTTGCTAAAACGAGTGCGGGAAGTCACTTTGGGAGCATACGCCCACCAGGATCTACCTTTTGAGAAACTGGTAGAGGAATTGCAACCACAGCGAGATATGAGCCGTCCGCCTTTGTTCCAGGTAATGTTTGTCTTCCAGAATGCTCCAACGGAAACATTGGATTTACCGGGTTTAAGCATTCAGCCAATGCCACTCAAGAGTAAGACGGCGAAATTTGATTTAGCTCTGTCTCTTGTAGAGACAGAGCAGGGACTGCTTTGCAAGGTGGAGTACAACACCGACCTATTTGAGGAGTTTACGATTTCTCGCTTGATTGAGCATTTTCAAATTTTACTGACAGGCATTGTCGCTAATCCTCAGCAGCGCCTCTGGGAATTGCCTTTGCTCACAGCAACCGAGCAGCAACAGTTAGTGGAATGGAATAATACTTACACTAATTATGACAATGAACGATGTCTGCATCAATTGTTTGAGGCACAGGTAGAGCAAACTCCTGATGCAGTAGCAGTCGTTTTTGAAGATGAGCAACTGACATATCGGGAACTGAACCAGCGAGCCAATCAACTAGCGCATCATTTGCAAAAGCTGGGAGTGAAACCAGAAGTGTTGGTGGGGATTTGTGTTGAGCGATCGCTCGAAATGGTGATTGGACTGCTAGGCATTCTCAAAGCGGGTGGAGCATATGTACCTCTAGATCCAAGCTATCCGCGCGATCGCTTGGCTTTCATGTTTGAAAACTCACAAACTCCTGTGTTGTTAACCCAGCAGCACTTGCTTGAGAACCTTCCGGCTCATACAGCTAAAGTCGTTTGCCTAGATAGCAACTGGGAAGTTATCGCTCGTGCCAGTTCAGAAAATCCTATCTGCAATCTCACCCCCGATAACCTAGCCTACGTCATTTACACCTCTGGGTCTACTGGTAGACCAAAAGGAGCAATGAATACCCATCGGGGTATTTGTAATCGCTTATTGTGGATGCAAAGCGCTTACCAATTAACGGCAGCAGATAGGGTTTTGCAGAAGACACCCTTCAGCTTTGATGTGTCAGTTTGGGAATTTTTCTGGACCTTGTTGACAGGTGCGCGTTTAGTGGTGGCTCAACCAGAGGGACATCGAGATCCGAACTATCTCGTCAAATTGATTTTACAGCAGCAAATCACCACTGTGCATTTTGTGCCTTCCATGTTGCAAGTGTTTTTGGAAACAGAAGGACTTGAGACTTGTAAGTGCCTCAAACGAGTGATAGCGAGTGGTGAAGCATTACCAGTTGAACTGCAAAAACGTTTTTTTACTCGTCTAGATGCCCAATTGCATAACCTTTATGGTCCCACGGAAGCTGCCATAGACGTAACCTTTTGGGAATGTGTGCCGGAAAATACCCATTGGCAAAAAGTTCCTATTGGTCGCCCGATTGCTAATACCCAGATTTATCTATTGGATCAGCATCTGTACTCCGTTCCTCTCGGAGTCATAGGCGAACTGTACATTGGTGGCGTGGCTGTAGGTCGGGGGTATTTAAACAGCCCGGAACTGACAGCAGAGAAATTTATCCCTAACCACTTTAGTGACGAACCGGGAGCGCGTTTGTATAAGACTGGGGATAAGGCACGCTACTTGGCAGATGGAAACATCGAATTTTTAGGGCGAATTGATGACCAAGTGAAAATTCGCGGTTTCCGCATTGAACTCGGAGAAATTGAAGCAGCCATCACCCAACACCCAACTGTACGCGAGTGTGTGGTTGTGGTGCGGGAGGATGAACTAGCTCAAAAGTGTCTGGTAGCCTATGTAGTCTTATACTCAGAACAGACACTGACAAGTAGTGAACTGCGCCACTTCTTGGAGTTGAAGTTACCAGGGTACATGGTACCCTCAGCCTTTGTGATGCTACAAGCACTGCCACTCACGCCTAACGGCAAAGTTAATCGGCGAGTTCTGCCTGCACCAGAAAATCTCCGCCCCGAGTTGGAAGTTGCTTATGTGATGCCGCAAACTGAGGTTGAACGAGCCATTGCTACTGTTTGGCAAAAAGCTCTTAATCTCGAGAATATAGGCATTCACGATAACTTCTTTGAACTCGGTGGTCATTCATTGCTAATGGTTAGAGTTCATAGAGAATTGCGTGAAATATTTAAAACCGATTTATCACTACTCAATCTGTTCCGATATTCGACCATCAGTTCTCTAGCTGAGTTTATAAGTCAGGGACATCAAAAGTTATATGGTAATGAAACGGATCATTCCACTGAGATTAGGACAGCTGGTAAAGCTCAACAAAAAAAACGTCTGCAAAAAATCAAGACAATCAGAAATATTTAA
- a CDS encoding type I polyketide synthase, with translation MDTPTTTSINGSEIAIIGLSGRFPGAKNIDEFWQNLQNGVESITFFTDKELLDSGIDPSVVNQPNYVKAKGVLEDVELFDASFFSFNPREAEITDPQHRLFLECAWEALENAGYNETYSGAIGVYAGASLSGYLFNVYSNQNILSSVDPHQIAIGGDKDYLSTRVSYKLNLEGPSYTVQTACSTSLVAVHLGCQSLLNGECDMALAGGVRINSTRKHGYFYKEGGIASPDGHCRAFDAQAQGTVSGEGVGIVVLKRLEDAIADGDCIHAVIKGSAINNDGSSKVSYTAPRIDTQAQVIRMAQGVAEVEPETITYIEAHGTGTSLGDPIEIAALTQAFRVGTEKKGFCAIGSVKTNIGHLDAAAGVTGLMKTVLALKHKKIPPSLHFEQPNPQIDFASSPFYVNTTLSDWQTNGIPRRAGVSSFGIGGTNAHVILEEAPTIEARSLADSRPWQLLLLSAKTRSALETATANLANYLQQHPNLHLADVAYTLGVGRRAFDYRRTLICQNLDDAVTALTSPETPEVFTHYQKPCHRSVVFMFPGQGSQYIDMGRELYQTEAIFRQQVDECCELLKPHLGLDLRDVLYPNAAQTQQAAQQVTQTAITQPALFVIEYALAKLWMAWGVLPTAMIGHSIGEYVAACLAGVFSLKDALALVAVRGRLMQQLPSGTMLAVSLSESKLQPLLGEECSLAASNAPSLCVVSGAKAAIEKLQQQLGEQGVDCRPLHTSHAFHSQMMNPIIDLFTEHLRKINLKELQIPFVSNVTGTWMSAAQATDPSYWAKHLRHTVRFAEGIAELLQQPQQIFLEVGAGRTLSTLVRQHPQQEQHIILSSLRHPKEQQSDVAFLLNAVSRLWLNGVKINWSSFYATERRERIPLPTYPFERQRYWIEPQSKAAPVTTHQEPLHKKPDIADWFYVPIWKQSIPLKPWNNEKLTQKLCWLVFVDNCGLGAMLAQQLEQLGQDVITVIAGDQFTKLSEHAYCINPQQKNDYDTLLQNLGVLNKTPQMIAHFWSITVNNQTASGIELFETSQAQGFYSLLFLAQALGQQSMTDALQILVVTNNMYNVTGAEKLSPEKTTVLGLCKVIGQEYPNISCRSIDIVIPPTIWQQEKLIEQLLAELTAQPSDSVVAYRGYHRWVQTFEAVRLEDANPGKARLRQGGVYLITGGLGGIGLTLAQYLAQTVQAKLVLISRSGLPERGEWEKWLTTHDDQDSVSNKIRKVQALEELGTEVLVKSADVADLEQMQALMSEVFERFGDLHGVIHAAGIVGEKAHTAIQETSLNECHSQFQSKVYGLFVLEKVLQGRKLDFCLLLSSLASVLGGLGFVAYSAANLFMDAFAHKQNQTNPVPWISVNWDGWQLREKEEQNTAYRTTLAELAIRPSEGVEAFQRILSTSTVNQVVVSTGSLQARIEQWLKLELLKEKLEQTSLSKPLHSRPQLGNDYVAPRSSVEQIIADIWQNLLGIEQIGIHDNFFELGGHSLLATQVTSQLRKTFLVELPLRSLFSESSTIAQLGEQIEQLVMEKIEQLSEEDAQRLLGV, from the coding sequence ATGGATACTCCGACAACAACATCTATAAATGGTTCAGAAATAGCAATTATTGGCTTATCAGGTCGTTTCCCAGGAGCCAAAAATATAGATGAATTTTGGCAGAATTTACAAAATGGTGTAGAGTCAATTACTTTTTTTACTGATAAAGAACTTTTGGATTCAGGAATAGATCCATCTGTTGTTAATCAGCCTAACTACGTCAAAGCAAAGGGTGTATTAGAAGATGTAGAATTATTTGATGCATCATTTTTTAGCTTTAATCCTAGAGAAGCAGAAATTACCGATCCTCAGCACCGTCTTTTCTTGGAGTGTGCTTGGGAAGCGTTGGAAAATGCTGGCTACAATGAAACTTACTCCGGTGCGATTGGTGTTTATGCTGGTGCTAGCCTGAGTGGCTACTTATTCAACGTTTATTCAAATCAAAATATCTTAAGCTCTGTAGATCCTCACCAAATAGCGATTGGCGGTGACAAAGATTACTTAAGCACACGCGTTTCTTACAAACTTAATCTAGAAGGACCAAGCTACACCGTTCAAACAGCCTGCTCAACTTCATTAGTTGCTGTCCATTTGGGATGCCAAAGCTTGCTAAATGGCGAATGCGATATGGCTTTGGCTGGTGGTGTTCGCATAAATTCGACCCGAAAACATGGCTATTTTTACAAAGAGGGAGGAATAGCTTCTCCTGATGGACACTGCCGCGCCTTTGATGCTCAGGCACAGGGAACGGTGAGTGGTGAAGGCGTGGGCATTGTGGTTTTAAAGCGATTAGAAGATGCGATCGCAGACGGAGATTGCATCCATGCCGTTATCAAAGGTTCCGCTATTAATAATGATGGGTCATCAAAAGTTAGCTACACCGCACCTCGTATAGATACTCAAGCACAGGTGATTAGAATGGCTCAAGGTGTAGCCGAGGTTGAACCGGAAACTATCACCTATATTGAAGCTCATGGCACGGGAACATCCCTAGGAGACCCAATTGAAATTGCCGCACTCACACAAGCTTTTCGCGTCGGTACAGAGAAAAAAGGCTTCTGTGCAATCGGTTCTGTAAAAACAAATATCGGGCATTTAGATGCTGCTGCGGGCGTAACGGGCTTGATGAAAACCGTCTTGGCTCTCAAGCATAAAAAAATACCGCCTAGCTTGCACTTTGAACAACCCAATCCTCAAATTGACTTTGCCAGCAGTCCCTTCTACGTCAATACCACACTTTCTGATTGGCAAACCAACGGCATTCCGCGACGTGCAGGAGTCAGTTCCTTTGGTATTGGGGGAACAAATGCTCATGTGATTTTAGAAGAAGCCCCAACTATAGAGGCTCGATCTTTAGCAGATTCTCGTCCTTGGCAGTTATTGTTGCTTTCAGCAAAAACGAGATCAGCCCTGGAAACAGCCACAGCAAACTTAGCTAATTATCTTCAGCAACATCCAAATTTACACCTTGCAGATGTCGCTTACACTCTTGGAGTAGGTCGTAGAGCTTTCGACTACCGCCGGACATTAATCTGTCAAAACCTTGATGATGCCGTCACGGCGCTAACGTCTCCAGAGACTCCTGAAGTTTTCACACATTACCAAAAGCCCTGTCATCGCTCTGTCGTGTTTATGTTTCCCGGTCAGGGTTCTCAGTATATAGACATGGGTCGGGAGCTTTATCAAACAGAGGCAATTTTTCGCCAACAGGTTGATGAGTGCTGTGAACTGCTCAAACCACATTTAGGATTGGATTTGCGCGATGTACTTTATCCTAATGCAGCCCAAACCCAACAAGCAGCACAACAGGTGACACAAACTGCTATTACCCAGCCAGCCCTATTTGTCATCGAATACGCCCTTGCTAAGTTATGGATGGCATGGGGAGTGCTTCCTACAGCAATGATTGGTCATAGCATAGGGGAATATGTCGCTGCTTGCCTAGCTGGGGTGTTTTCTCTCAAAGATGCTTTGGCGCTAGTGGCTGTTCGTGGACGGCTGATGCAGCAACTTCCTTCAGGGACAATGCTTGCTGTATCACTATCGGAGTCGAAACTTCAGCCCCTGCTAGGCGAGGAATGTTCTCTTGCAGCTAGCAACGCACCTTCTCTGTGCGTGGTTTCCGGAGCAAAAGCGGCAATTGAGAAGTTGCAACAACAACTGGGCGAACAAGGGGTGGATTGTCGCCCTTTACACACTTCACACGCTTTTCATTCCCAGATGATGAACCCCATCATCGATTTATTTACAGAGCATTTAAGAAAAATCAACCTGAAGGAACTGCAAATTCCCTTTGTATCTAACGTCACTGGTACTTGGATGAGTGCAGCCCAAGCAACCGATCCAAGCTACTGGGCAAAACATCTACGGCACACGGTACGCTTTGCTGAAGGTATTGCCGAGTTGCTGCAACAACCACAACAAATTTTCTTGGAAGTTGGTGCAGGGCGGACATTGAGTACTTTAGTGAGGCAGCACCCGCAACAAGAGCAACATATTATACTTTCTTCCTTACGCCATCCAAAAGAACAACAATCAGATGTTGCCTTTTTGCTCAATGCAGTCTCGCGGCTCTGGCTTAACGGGGTAAAGATAAATTGGTCTAGCTTTTATGCAACTGAGCGCCGTGAACGCATCCCCTTACCGACATATCCATTTGAACGACAAAGATATTGGATTGAACCACAATCTAAAGCTGCTCCTGTTACTACACATCAAGAACCGTTACACAAAAAACCGGATATTGCCGACTGGTTTTACGTGCCAATTTGGAAACAATCAATACCACTTAAACCTTGGAATAATGAAAAGCTAACACAAAAATTATGTTGGTTGGTCTTTGTCGATAACTGTGGCTTGGGAGCAATGCTCGCGCAACAGCTAGAACAACTTGGGCAAGATGTCATCACCGTCATAGCGGGAGACCAATTTACTAAACTGAGTGAGCACGCATATTGCATAAATCCCCAACAAAAAAATGACTATGACACCTTACTCCAAAATTTGGGTGTACTCAATAAAACTCCACAAATGATTGCCCATTTCTGGAGTATCACAGTCAACAATCAGACCGCCTCAGGAATCGAGTTGTTTGAAACAAGTCAGGCGCAGGGCTTTTACAGTCTGCTTTTCCTAGCTCAAGCACTTGGACAACAAAGTATGACTGATGCTTTACAAATCCTAGTTGTGACTAATAATATGTACAATGTTACTGGTGCGGAGAAGTTGTCTCCAGAAAAGACAACTGTGCTAGGACTATGTAAAGTGATTGGGCAAGAATATCCGAATATCTCCTGCCGCAGCATTGATATTGTGATTCCCCCAACAATTTGGCAACAGGAGAAACTCATAGAGCAACTGCTCGCAGAATTGACAGCACAGCCGAGTGACTCAGTTGTTGCCTACCGTGGTTATCATCGTTGGGTTCAAACTTTTGAAGCTGTTCGTTTAGAAGACGCGAACCCAGGAAAAGCACGGCTGCGCCAAGGGGGAGTTTACTTGATCACAGGTGGCTTGGGAGGTATTGGGCTGACACTAGCGCAGTATCTAGCTCAAACAGTGCAGGCAAAACTCGTCTTGATCTCGCGATCTGGTCTTCCTGAGAGAGGTGAGTGGGAAAAATGGTTGACGACTCATGATGACCAAGACTCCGTCAGCAACAAAATTAGGAAAGTGCAGGCGTTAGAGGAGTTAGGTACAGAAGTGTTGGTCAAAAGTGCCGATGTCGCCGACTTGGAACAGATGCAAGCATTGATGAGCGAGGTCTTTGAGCGCTTTGGCGACCTTCATGGTGTGATCCATGCTGCCGGGATCGTTGGCGAAAAGGCTCATACTGCTATTCAAGAGACTTCTTTGAACGAATGCCATTCGCAATTTCAATCAAAGGTTTATGGACTATTCGTACTAGAAAAAGTTTTGCAGGGAAGAAAGCTTGATTTTTGTCTTTTGCTATCTTCTTTAGCATCGGTTCTAGGGGGATTGGGCTTTGTTGCTTATTCGGCTGCAAATCTTTTTATGGATGCTTTTGCCCATAAGCAAAATCAAACAAACCCCGTCCCTTGGATCAGCGTAAACTGGGATGGTTGGCAGTTGAGAGAAAAAGAAGAACAAAATACAGCTTATAGAACAACTTTGGCTGAATTAGCTATAAGACCTAGTGAAGGTGTGGAGGCTTTTCAACGTATTCTATCCACGAGTACAGTTAATCAAGTTGTTGTTTCTACAGGAAGTTTACAAGCTAGGATTGAGCAATGGTTAAAGCTTGAATTATTGAAAGAAAAATTAGAGCAAACAAGCCTCTCTAAACCTTTACATTCGCGACCTCAATTAGGGAATGATTACGTTGCTCCCCGTAGTTCTGTTGAGCAAATCATTGCTGATATTTGGCAGAATCTCCTTGGGATCGAACAGATAGGCATCCATGACAACTTTTTTGAGTTAGGGGGGCATTCGCTGTTAGCTACCCAAGTGACTTCTCAACTACGAAAAACTTTCCTTGTGGAGTTGCCTTTACGCAGTCTCTTTTCTGAATCCTCTACGATCGCCCAGTTAGGTGAGCAAATTGAACAACTGGTTATGGAGAAAATAGAACAACTATCAGAAGAAGATGCTCAACGTCTTTTAGGAGTCTAA